In the Pontibacillus sp. HMF3514 genome, CTGCTAAGATAACAGATGGATATTTCATTGTAAGCTTAGAACCTAAGTTACCGTCAACCCATTCCATTGTTCCGTTTGCTCCAACCTTAGCACGCTTCGTAACAAGGTTATAAACGTTGTTCGCCCAGTTCTGGATTGTTGTATAACGGCAGTAAGCATTATCTTTAACGTAGATCTCAACAACCGCGCTGTGTAGAGAGTTTGTTGTATAGACTGGTGCTGTACAACCTTCTACATAGTGAACAGATGCTTCTTCGTCTACGATAATTAACGTACGCTCAAACTGTCCCATATTTTCTGAGTTAATACGGAAATATGCCTGTAGTGGCGTTTCCGTTTTAACGCCTTTTGGTACATAGATGAATGAGCCACCAGACCAAACGGCTGAGTTAAGGGCAGAGAACTTGTTATCTGCTGGAGGAATGACTTTACCGAAATATTCTTTAAAAAGGTCCTCATTCTCTTTAAGAGCTGTATCTGTGTCTTTAAACACGATACCTTGCTTTTCAAGGTCTTCTTGCATGTTATGATAAACAACTTCAGATTCGTACTGAGCAGATACACCAGCAAGATACTTTTGCTCTGCTTCAGGGATACCTAGCTTATCAAACGTTTGCTTGATTTCCTCAGGTACTTCATCCCAAGAACGCTCAGATTTTTCAGATGGTTTTACATAGTACGTAATCTCATCAAAATCCAATTCGTTTAGATCGCCACCCCATTGTGGCATTGGCATTTTGTAAAACTGTTTAAGAGCTTTCAAACGGAATTCAAGCATCCATTCTGGCTCATCTTTTTGATTAGAAATCTCGCGAACAATATCTTCCGTTAGACCACGTTGTGTACGGAAGATGGATACGTCTTTATCATGAAATCCATATTTGTACTCTCCAACCTCAGGCGCTTTTTTTGCCATCGATCAAAACCTCCTTTAGGTGTGTAAAACTCACAGAGCTACTTACTCTTTCTCATCTACACCTTGTTCCATCGCTTTCCAAGCAAGAGTGGCACATTTAATACGTGCAGGGAATTTTGCAACGCCCTGTAAAGCTTGAATGTCACCCAAGTCTTCCAGCTTATCTTCGTCTACCTCTTTACCTTGCATGATATCAGAAAACATCTTTGACATGTCAACTGCTTCTTCTACGGTTTTCCCTTTGATCGCCTCTGTCATCATGGATGCAGAAGATAGAGAAATAGAGCAGCCTTCACCATCAAACTTAGCATCTGATACCTTCCCGTCTTCAACTTTTAAGTGCAATTGAATTCGGTCACCACAAGTTGGGTTATTCATATCAACAGTCATGGCACCCTCTTCAAGAGATCCTTTATTTCGAGGGTTCTTGTAGTGGTCCATGATAACTTGTCTGTATAGTTGATCGAGATTATTAAAAGACATCTCCGAAAAACTCCTTTGTCTTTTGTAATCCATCGACAAATGCATCCACATCTTCTTTCGTATTATACATATAGAAGCTAGCACGAGCTGTAGCTGAAACCTCTAACCATTTCATTAATGGTTGGGCACAATGGTGTCCAGCTCTTACGGCAATACCTTCAGCGTCTAATACGGTTGCCACATCGTGTGGGTGTACATCATCTAGATTGAATGTAACAAGTCCAGCACGTTCTTGAGGGCCATATACGGTTACACCGTCAATAGATTGCAGTCGATCTAACGCATATTGAGCTAGTTTTTTCTCGTGAGCTTCAATTTCTTCAAGTCCAACACTTTCTAGAAAATCGATTGCTGCTCCAAGCCCAATTGCTCCTGCAATGATTGGTGTTCCACCTTCAAACTTCCAAGGTAGCTCTTTCCAGGTAGAATCATATAAACCTACAAAGTCAATCATCTCACCGCCGAATTCGACGGGTTCCATTTTTTCTAGTATATCCTTTTTCCCGTAGAGAACTCCGATTCCTGTAGGTCCACCCATTTTATGTCCAGAAAAGGCGTAAAAGTCACAGTTTAAATCTTGAACATCAACGCGCATGTGTGGAGCTGCTTGAGCACCATCCACAAGCATAACAGCACCATGCTCATGAGCAATTTCAGTTACTTCCTTAATCGGATTGATTGAACCTAAGACGTTCGAAACGTGCATCATCGCAACAATTTTAGTATTGTCCGTGACGGTTTCTTTAACATCATCTAAGGAGATCGTGCCATCTTCCTGCAATGGAATATACTTTAACGTTGCTCCTGTAGCTTTAGCTGTTTGCTGCCATGGAATGATGTTACTGTGGTGCTCCATTGGAGTAATCACAATTTCATCACCTGGCTCCAGATTATCGCGACCATAGCTATAAGCAACAGTGTTAATTGAGGTTGTTGTACCTCTGGTGAAAATGATTTCTTGAGTGCTTTTGGCATTGATGAAGCGACGTACTTTTTCACGTGCTCCTTCATATCCATCTGTTGCCCAAGTACCAAGGGTGTGAACTCCACGGTGAACGTTTGAGTTGTACCCTTTATAATACTCTTCAATAGCACTAATGACTGATTGTGGCTTTTGGGATGTTGCCGCACTATCTAGATAAACCAATGGATGCCCGTTTACTTCCTGATGCAAGATCGGAAAAGCATTACGAACTTGTTTTACATCCATTAGTATACTTTCCTTTCAATTACTTCACGTAACTGGTTTTTAACAGCTTCGATAGGTAGTTGTTTAACAACTGGCGCTAAGAAACCATGGATCACTAAACGCTCAGCTTCTTCTTGGCTAATTCCACGACTCATTAGGTAGAATAACTGCTCAGGGTCAACACGACCTACTGATGCTGCGTGACCTGCTGTTACGTCGTCCTCTTCAATAAGAAGAATTGGGTTAGCATCACCGCGGGCACCGCTACTAAGCATAAGAACACGGGATTCTTGCTCTGCGTTAGATTTAGATGCGCCATGTTCGATTTTACCAATTCCGTTGAAGATAGCACTTGCATTGTCTTTCATAACACCATGTTGAAGGATATAACCTTCTGAGTTCACACCATAGTGTACGATCTTAGCTGTGAAGTTTTGTTTTTGACTACCGCGTCCAACAGATACGGTTTTCGCATCAGAATAAGCGTTATCGCCCATTAGGTACGTAACGTTTTCACTTACTGTGTTACCATCATTCATTTGACCAAGAGCCCACTGAATTGAAGCATCACGGTAAGCAACGCCACGACGGTTAACATACGTTGTTGTTCCTGATGCGAAATTATCAACAGCTCCGAAAGAAACTTTCGCGTTATCTTTAGCAATCACTTCTGTAACGATATTCGCAACCGTTTCATCCGATTCATTATGAGAAATATAGTTCTCAACATACGTTACAGAACTTCCTTCTTCTGCTACCACTAGAACATGGTTGAAAGTTGCAACGGATGGATCCTCTTGCCAAAATACAGATTGAATTGGCTGTTCAAGCTCTACATTTTTCGGAACATATACGAATACTCCGCCATTCATAAGAGCGGCATGAAGAGCTGTTAAACGATGCTCATCTACTTGTACGCCATCTTTCATGAAATATTGCTCAAGTAAGTCGGAATGTTCTTTTGCTGCTGTGAAAATATCTGTGAAAATAACGCCTTTATCTTTTAACTCTTGGTTAAGAGATGAGTACGCTACTGAGTTATTGCGTTGAATAAGAAGGTTCTGACCTTCGTCCTCAGTATTTAAAAAGCTCTGAATGCCTTCAGGAAGCTCAGTTAATGTGGAAATAGATTGACCTTCTGCTTCATGATTAAACTGAGAGAAGTTCCACTTGTCAATTTTGGTTTTGTCAGGCTTCGGCATTGGAAGTGTATCAGCTTTCTCCAACGCTTGTTGACGAAGCTCTGTCATCCATTTCGGCTCATTGCGTTTCTCTGAATATTGGCTGACATATTGTTTGTCGAATGGAAGTTGTGTGTCTACAGTCATGATATCCCTCCTAACTGATTACGCTTCTTGACCTACTGTTTCGTCTTCAATACCAAGCTCTTGCTTGATCCAATCATAACCTTCTTCTTCAAGGCGCTGAGCAAGTTCTGGTCCACCAGACTTCACGATGCGACCTTGCATCATAACGTGTACTTGATCAGGTGTGATATAGTTTAGCAGGCGCTGATAGTGGGTAATGATAAGGCAACCAAACCTCTCGTCGCGCATTTTGTTGATGCCTTTAGAAACCACTTTAAGTGCGTCGATATCAAGACCAGAGTCAATCTCGTCAAGAATTGCGATCTCAGGTTTATTCATCATTAACTGAAGAATTTCATTACGCTTCTTCTCACCACCGGAGAAACCTTCGTTTAGGTAACGCTGAGCCATGTTTTTATCCATTTCAAGTTCATCCATGTTTTTATCCATTTCTTTAATGAACTTCATTAGGTTTATTTCATCGCCCTCTTCACGCTTCGCATTAATAGAAGAACGAAGGAAATCAGAGTTCGTTACTCCGCTAATCTCACTTGGATATTGCATTGCAAGGAATAGACCTGCTTGTGCACGCTCGTCTACTTCCATCTCAAGAACATCTTCACCATCTAATGTGATGCTGCCACCCGTTACTTCATACTTAGGATGACCCATTACTGCTGATGCTAGAGTGGATTTACCTGTTCCGTTTGGTCCCATGACAGCGTGGAACTCGCCACCATTTATTGTAAGGTTTAAACCTTTAATGATTTCTTTACCTTCAATTTCTACATGAAGATCTTTGATTACTAGTGTTGATCCTGCCATTGCGATACCTCCAATATCTTTTGTTTTAGCCACATTTAAACATGAGGATCTAAAAGCTATTCTCAATTTATTCTCATTATAATCTTATAACATATGAAAAGTGATATCAACTTTTTTCCCTTGTTATACCGTGGTTTTCAACATGGTTATAGTGTAAATGTAAAAGCCCATAACACCTAGTTTCTACCTTATTACTTATGAACTTCACCTTACCCATGGTAACAAAATTTTGAACAGTGTTAAAACACAGTCTCGTTCATAAAGAAAAGCAGGCGTTTATTTTACCGCCTGCTTTTTTCATTTAGACATTATATTCTATATATTTAAGGATAACTTTTCCTAATAATTCATTATCGATGTATTTGTCTATCTACTTCTGCGACAATGCGTTGACTTTGTTCATAATCACTTTGCCTTCTTTGTTCAACCTTTAATCGTTGATCCAAACGCTGGCTATATTCTTGGTAGCCAATTCCATGAGATGCCTGCATAGCCTTTTCCATCTCATTTGTGTAATTCAAAGTCAGTTGGTCACTAATAGTGAATCCATCCCTTCAATTTGTATAAAAATATATTAGCACAGAGCTAATACCCTGAACAAAACCCATATAAACCAGTTATTAAGGATGGAAGAGTGATCAAAAGGAAGGGAACTTTATACCTTCTCACACCATAGAATTGTTTCCATATTCTCTTCATTGCTAACGTATATTCATGATTTGGGCTTACTGCTTATATTGAGTTAAATCCGTGATGCTATCTTGGACAAGCGTAACAGCTTGGCTTAACGCCGCTCCACCACCAAAGGCAGCTGCTACACCACACGCTTCCATCATTTCATCGCGTGAAGCACCATGATCTAAGCACCCTTTTGAATGATAAATAATGCAGTATTCATCTTGAGCAACGATACTGATCCCTAATGCTATCAACTGCTTCTCTTTCTGCGAAAGTGCACCTTCATCAAAACATTTTTCCGAAAACTCATTGAAATGATGAGCTAATTCAGGCATATGTTCAGAAAAGGCTCCCATGCCATGTTTATAATCAGATAACGCTTCTTCCGTTTTATTGATAGGTCTATTTTGTTGATCCATAAAAAATCCCTCCAGGATAGATTGTGACTACGCATAGTATGAGCAATCACTTCATTTCTATCCAAGGAGGGAAATAACAATTTTTTATTTTTCTACCGGTACAATCGCACCGTCGTATTCTTCTTTAATAAAGCTTACAATTTCTTTAGATTGAAGCACTTTAAGAAGTGTCTTAACGGCTTCGTTGTCTTTGTTTTTCGATTTTGTAACAATTAAGTTAGCATACGGAGATTCTGCACTTTCCTGGAAAAGAGAATCTTTTGTAGGATTTAATCCTGCTTTAATCGCATAGTTCGTATTAATTGCTACAAGAGCATCTTCTTCACGTTTATAGTTCTGTGGTAAAAGCTCTGCGTTTACATCAGCATGGAACTTAAGATTCTTCGGATTCTTAACGATATCTTCACGTGTTGCTTTAATTTTGTTGATACCTTCTTTAAGCTTAATAAGACCTTTTCTCTCAAATAGAGAAAGAATACGGCCGTGGTCTGCTACAGAACGACTCATAATTACGTTAGTACCTTTGGGAATCTCTTCAATACTCTTGATGTTTTTAGAGTACACGCCCATTGGTTCAATGTGTACAGGTCCTACACTTGCAAAGTCATATCCAAACTCTTCAATTTGATTTTCTAGGTAAGGCTTGTGCTGGAAATAGTTAGCATCAAGTCTTCCTTCTGATAAATCTCGGTTCGGTAGGATGTAATCTTGGTACGTTTCAATTTTAAGG is a window encoding:
- the sufB gene encoding Fe-S cluster assembly protein SufB — translated: MAKKAPEVGEYKYGFHDKDVSIFRTQRGLTEDIVREISNQKDEPEWMLEFRLKALKQFYKMPMPQWGGDLNELDFDEITYYVKPSEKSERSWDEVPEEIKQTFDKLGIPEAEQKYLAGVSAQYESEVVYHNMQEDLEKQGIVFKDTDTALKENEDLFKEYFGKVIPPADNKFSALNSAVWSGGSFIYVPKGVKTETPLQAYFRINSENMGQFERTLIIVDEEASVHYVEGCTAPVYTTNSLHSAVVEIYVKDNAYCRYTTIQNWANNVYNLVTKRAKVGANGTMEWVDGNLGSKLTMKYPSVILAGEGARGMTLSIALAGKGQHQDAGAKMIHQAPNTSSTIVSKSISKQGGNVTYRGIVQFGRKAEGARSNVECDTLIMDNKSKSDTIPYNEIYNENISLEHEAKVSKVSEEQLFYLMSRGISEEEATEMIVMGFIEPFTKELPMEYAVEMNRLIKFEMEGSIG
- the sufU gene encoding Fe-S cluster assembly sulfur transfer protein SufU; this encodes MSFNNLDQLYRQVIMDHYKNPRNKGSLEEGAMTVDMNNPTCGDRIQLHLKVEDGKVSDAKFDGEGCSISLSSASMMTEAIKGKTVEEAVDMSKMFSDIMQGKEVDEDKLEDLGDIQALQGVAKFPARIKCATLAWKAMEQGVDEKE
- a CDS encoding cysteine desulfurase, yielding MDVKQVRNAFPILHQEVNGHPLVYLDSAATSQKPQSVISAIEEYYKGYNSNVHRGVHTLGTWATDGYEGAREKVRRFINAKSTQEIIFTRGTTTSINTVAYSYGRDNLEPGDEIVITPMEHHSNIIPWQQTAKATGATLKYIPLQEDGTISLDDVKETVTDNTKIVAMMHVSNVLGSINPIKEVTEIAHEHGAVMLVDGAQAAPHMRVDVQDLNCDFYAFSGHKMGGPTGIGVLYGKKDILEKMEPVEFGGEMIDFVGLYDSTWKELPWKFEGGTPIIAGAIGLGAAIDFLESVGLEEIEAHEKKLAQYALDRLQSIDGVTVYGPQERAGLVTFNLDDVHPHDVATVLDAEGIAVRAGHHCAQPLMKWLEVSATARASFYMYNTKEDVDAFVDGLQKTKEFFGDVF
- the sufD gene encoding Fe-S cluster assembly protein SufD, encoding MTVDTQLPFDKQYVSQYSEKRNEPKWMTELRQQALEKADTLPMPKPDKTKIDKWNFSQFNHEAEGQSISTLTELPEGIQSFLNTEDEGQNLLIQRNNSVAYSSLNQELKDKGVIFTDIFTAAKEHSDLLEQYFMKDGVQVDEHRLTALHAALMNGGVFVYVPKNVELEQPIQSVFWQEDPSVATFNHVLVVAEEGSSVTYVENYISHNESDETVANIVTEVIAKDNAKVSFGAVDNFASGTTTYVNRRGVAYRDASIQWALGQMNDGNTVSENVTYLMGDNAYSDAKTVSVGRGSQKQNFTAKIVHYGVNSEGYILQHGVMKDNASAIFNGIGKIEHGASKSNAEQESRVLMLSSGARGDANPILLIEEDDVTAGHAASVGRVDPEQLFYLMSRGISQEEAERLVIHGFLAPVVKQLPIEAVKNQLREVIERKVY
- the sufC gene encoding Fe-S cluster assembly ATPase SufC codes for the protein MAGSTLVIKDLHVEIEGKEIIKGLNLTINGGEFHAVMGPNGTGKSTLASAVMGHPKYEVTGGSITLDGEDVLEMEVDERAQAGLFLAMQYPSEISGVTNSDFLRSSINAKREEGDEINLMKFIKEMDKNMDELEMDKNMAQRYLNEGFSGGEKKRNEILQLMMNKPEIAILDEIDSGLDIDALKVVSKGINKMRDERFGCLIITHYQRLLNYITPDQVHVMMQGRIVKSGGPELAQRLEEEGYDWIKQELGIEDETVGQEA
- a CDS encoding carboxymuconolactone decarboxylase family protein; this translates as MDQQNRPINKTEEALSDYKHGMGAFSEHMPELAHHFNEFSEKCFDEGALSQKEKQLIALGISIVAQDEYCIIYHSKGCLDHGASRDEMMEACGVAAAFGGGAALSQAVTLVQDSITDLTQYKQ
- a CDS encoding MetQ/NlpA family ABC transporter substrate-binding protein, coding for MKKFLTLIITSLAILALAACGSSEGNNTNASQDDKEQTEQESQENKDQQKDKKELVVGASTTPHAEILEKAKPILAEKGINLKIETYQDYILPNRDLSEGRLDANYFQHKPYLENQIEEFGYDFASVGPVHIEPMGVYSKNIKSIEEIPKGTNVIMSRSVADHGRILSLFERKGLIKLKEGINKIKATREDIVKNPKNLKFHADVNAELLPQNYKREEDALVAINTNYAIKAGLNPTKDSLFQESAESPYANLIVTKSKNKDNEAVKTLLKVLQSKEIVSFIKEEYDGAIVPVEK